In Shewanella sp. GD04112, the following proteins share a genomic window:
- a CDS encoding plasmid replication DNA-binding protein — protein MKKLSVSELAKLYGYSRQAIYAHINKGNLSKGSDGLIDFSEALRVFGEPQKKEDTVNQSQSINSQNLTEVDLLKRQVDILEKQLNQAIQRENQSLERESFYQEQIEAMQRLLEAPKANMTTFTDQSFKQDIATDPRSELATNYDELTTPQQDNKRIPIPEHVEPEQKKRGFLSRFFLPYG, from the coding sequence ATGAAAAAACTGTCAGTTTCAGAGTTAGCTAAGCTTTATGGATATTCAAGACAAGCCATATATGCACATATAAACAAAGGAAATTTATCTAAAGGATCTGATGGATTAATTGACTTTTCAGAGGCCCTAAGAGTTTTTGGGGAACCACAAAAAAAAGAGGATACAGTCAATCAAAGTCAATCAATTAACAGTCAAAACTTGACAGAAGTTGACTTACTAAAACGTCAAGTTGACATACTGGAAAAACAATTAAATCAGGCAATACAGAGAGAAAATCAATCTTTAGAACGTGAATCGTTTTATCAAGAACAGATTGAAGCTATGCAGCGCTTACTAGAAGCACCAAAAGCCAATATGACTACCTTTACCGATCAGAGCTTTAAACAGGATATAGCAACGGATCCTCGGTCGGAACTAGCAACGAACTATGACGAATTGACTACTCCTCAGCAAGACAATAAGCGTATTCCTATCCCGGAGCATGTTGAACCAGAACAGAAGAAGAGAGGCTTCCTAAGCCGCTTTTTCCTTCCATATGGTTAG
- a CDS encoding Mph(E) family macrolide 2'-phosphotransferase: protein MTIQDIQSLAEAHGLLLTDKMNFNEMGIDFKVVFALDTKGQQWLLRIPRRDGMREQIKKEKRILELVKKHLSVEVPDWRISSTELVAYPILKDNPVLNLDAETYEIIWNMDKDSPKYITSLAKTLFEIHSIPEKEVRENDLKIMKPSDLRPEIANNLQLVKSEIGISEQLETRYRKWLDNDVLWADFTQFIHGDLYAGHVLASKDGAVSGVIDWSTAHIDDPAIDFAGHVTLFGEESLKTLIIEYEKLGGKVWNKLYEQTLERAAASPLMYGLFALETQNESLIVGAKAQLGVI, encoded by the coding sequence ATGACAATTCAAGATATTCAATCACTTGCTGAAGCACACGGCTTGTTGCTTACGGACAAAATGAATTTCAATGAAATGGGCATTGATTTTAAGGTCGTTTTTGCTCTTGATACAAAGGGGCAACAATGGTTGCTGCGTATTCCTCGTCGTGATGGCATGAGGGAACAAATCAAGAAAGAAAAACGCATTTTAGAATTGGTAAAAAAACATCTTTCTGTAGAGGTTCCTGATTGGAGAATTTCATCTACAGAATTAGTGGCTTATCCCATACTTAAAGATAATCCTGTTTTAAATTTGGATGCTGAAACCTATGAAATAATTTGGAATATGGACAAAGATAGCCCGAAATACATAACATCTTTGGCAAAAACCTTATTTGAAATCCATAGTATTCCTGAAAAAGAAGTTCGGGAAAATGATTTGAAAATTATGAAACCTTCAGATTTAAGACCTGAAATAGCAAACAATTTGCAGTTAGTAAAATCTGAAATTGGTATAAGTGAGCAATTGGAAACCCGCTACAGAAAATGGTTGGATAATGATGTTCTATGGGCAGATTTCACCCAATTTATACATGGCGATTTATATGCTGGGCATGTACTAGCTTCAAAGGATGGAGCTGTTTCAGGCGTTATTGATTGGTCAACAGCCCATATAGATGACCCAGCGATTGATTTTGCTGGGCATGTAACTTTGTTTGGAGAAGAAAGCCTCAAAACTCTAATCATCGAGTATGAAAAACTAGGGGGTAAAGTTTGGAATAAACTATATGAACAGACTTTAGAAAGAGCAGCGGCCTCTCCTTTGATGTATGGTTTATTTGCCTTAGAAACTCAAAATGAAAGCCTTATCGTTGGAGCAAAAGCTCAGTTGGGAGTTATATAA
- the msr(E) gene encoding ABC-F type ribosomal protection protein Msr(E), which yields MSLIIKARNIRLDYAGRDVLDIDELEIHSYDRIGLVGDNGAGKSSLLKVLNGEIVLAEATLQRFGDFAHISQLGGIEIETVEDRAMLSRLGVSNVQNDTMSGGEETRAKIAAAFSQQVHGILADEPTSHLDLNGIDLLIGQLKAFDGALLVISHDRYFLDMVVDKIWELKDGKITEYWGGYSDYLRQKEEERQHQAVEYELMMKERERLESAVQEKRQQANRLDNKKKGEKSKNSTESAGRLGHAKMTGTKQRKLYQAAKSMEKRLAALEDIQAPEHLRSIRFRQSSALELHNKFPITADGLSLKFGSRTIFDDANFIIPLGAKVAITGSNGTGKTSLLKMISERADGLTISPKAEIGYFTQTGYKFNTHKSVLSFMQEECEYTVAEIRAVLASMGIGANDIQKNLSDLSGGEIIKLLLSKMLLGKYNILLMDEPGNYLDLKSIAALETMMKSYAGTIIFVSHDKQLVDNIADIIYEIKDHKIIKTFERDC from the coding sequence ATGAGTTTAATTATTAAAGCGAGAAACATACGCTTGGATTATGCTGGGCGTGATGTTTTGGATATTGATGAATTGGAAATTCACTCTTATGACCGTATTGGTCTTGTGGGTGATAACGGAGCAGGAAAGAGTAGTTTACTCAAAGTACTTAATGGCGAAATTGTTTTAGCCGAAGCGACATTACAGCGTTTTGGTGATTTTGCACATATCAGCCAACTGGGCGGAATCGAAATAGAAACGGTCGAAGACCGGGCAATGTTATCTCGCCTTGGTGTTTCCAATGTACAAAACGACACAATGAGTGGCGGAGAGGAAACTCGTGCAAAAATTGCTGCCGCATTTTCCCAACAAGTACATGGCATTCTAGCGGATGAACCAACCAGCCACCTTGATCTCAATGGAATAGATCTACTTATTGGTCAACTTAAAGCATTTGATGGAGCATTACTTGTTATCAGTCATGACCGATATTTTCTTGATATGGTTGTAGACAAGATATGGGAGTTAAAAGACGGTAAAATTACGGAATATTGGGGTGGTTACTCGGATTACTTGCGTCAAAAAGAAGAAGAGCGACAACACCAAGCCGTAGAATATGAGCTGATGATGAAGGAACGGGAGCGATTAGAATCTGCTGTGCAAGAAAAACGCCAGCAAGCTAATCGATTAGACAATAAGAAAAAAGGAGAAAAATCCAAAAACTCTACCGAAAGTGCTGGACGACTTGGGCATGCAAAAATGACTGGCACCAAGCAAAGAAAACTGTATCAGGCAGCTAAGAGTATGGAAAAGCGTTTGGCTGCATTAGAAGATATTCAAGCACCAGAGCATTTGCGTTCTATTCGTTTTCGTCAAAGTTCAGCCCTAGAACTGCACAATAAGTTCCCGATTACGGCAGATGGTCTGAGCTTAAAATTTGGTAGCCGTACTATCTTTGATGACGCTAACTTTATAATACCGCTTGGCGCTAAAGTCGCTATAACTGGATCGAATGGAACAGGGAAAACGTCCTTGTTAAAAATGATATCAGAACGTGCTGATGGATTAACCATATCTCCAAAAGCTGAAATTGGCTACTTTACACAAACAGGATATAAATTTAACACGCATAAATCTGTGCTCTCCTTTATGCAGGAAGAGTGCGAGTACACAGTTGCGGAAATTCGTGCAGTATTGGCTTCAATGGGGATCGGAGCGAATGATATTCAAAAAAACTTATCCGACTTATCGGGAGGTGAAATCATCAAACTGCTTTTATCCAAAATGCTTTTAGGAAAATATAATATTTTGCTTATGGATGAACCAGGAAACTATCTTGACCTAAAAAGTATTGCCGCATTAGAAACAATGATGAAGTCCTATGCAGGAACTATTATCTTCGTATCTCATGACAAGCAATTGGTCGATAATATTGCTGACATTATCTACGAGATCAAAGACCACAAAATCATCAAGACTTTTGAGAGAGATTGTTAA
- a CDS encoding IS6-like element IS26 family transposase, with the protein MNPFKGRHFQRDIILWAVRWYCKYGISYRELQEMLAERGVNVDHSTIYRWVQRYAPEMEKRLRWYWRNPSDLCPWHMDETYVKVNGRWAYLYRAVDSRGRTVDFYLSSRRNSKAAYRFLGKILNNVKKWQIPRFINTDKAPAYGRALALLKREGRCPSDVEHRQIKYRNNVIECDHGKLKRIIGATLGFKSMKTAYATIKGIEVMRALRKGQASAFYYGDPLGEMRLVSRVFEM; encoded by the coding sequence ATGAACCCATTCAAAGGCCGGCATTTTCAGCGTGACATCATTCTGTGGGCCGTACGCTGGTACTGCAAATACGGCATCAGTTACCGTGAGCTGCAGGAGATGCTGGCTGAACGCGGAGTGAATGTCGATCACTCCACGATTTACCGCTGGGTTCAGCGTTATGCGCCTGAAATGGAAAAACGGCTGCGCTGGTACTGGCGTAACCCTTCCGATCTTTGCCCGTGGCACATGGATGAAACCTACGTGAAGGTCAATGGCCGCTGGGCGTATCTGTACCGGGCCGTCGACAGCCGGGGCCGCACTGTCGATTTTTATCTCTCCTCCCGTCGTAACAGCAAAGCTGCATACCGGTTTCTGGGTAAAATCCTCAACAACGTGAAGAAGTGGCAGATCCCGCGATTCATCAACACGGATAAAGCGCCCGCCTATGGTCGCGCGCTTGCTCTGCTCAAACGCGAAGGCCGGTGCCCGTCTGACGTTGAACACCGACAGATTAAGTACCGGAACAACGTGATTGAATGCGATCATGGCAAACTGAAACGGATAATCGGCGCCACGCTGGGATTTAAATCCATGAAGACGGCTTACGCCACCATCAAAGGTATTGAGGTGATGCGTGCACTACGCAAAGGCCAGGCCTCAGCATTTTATTATGGTGATCCCCTGGGCGAAATGCGCCTGGTAAGCAGAGTTTTTGAAATGTAA
- a CDS encoding recombinase family protein: MQGQRIGYVRVSSYDQNPERQLEQVEIGKLFTDKASGKDTQRPQLEAMLGFVREGDTVVVHSMDRLARNLDDLRRLVQKLTKRGVRIEFLKEGLVFTGEDSPMANLMLSVMGAFAEFERALIRERQREGIALAKQRGAYRGRKKALSDEQAITLRQRAAAGEPKAQLAREFGISRETLYQYLRTDD; encoded by the coding sequence TTGCAGGGACAACGCATCGGTTACGTCCGAGTCAGCAGTTATGACCAGAACCCGGAACGCCAACTTGAGCAGGTCGAGATCGGCAAGCTGTTCACCGACAAGGCCTCAGGCAAGGACACCCAGCGCCCGCAACTGGAGGCTATGCTCGGATTCGTCCGCGAAGGCGATACCGTGGTGGTGCACAGCATGGATCGCCTGGCGCGCAACCTCGACGATCTGCGCCGTCTGGTGCAAAAGCTGACCAAGCGCGGTGTACGCATCGAGTTCTTGAAGGAGGGGTTGGTGTTCACCGGCGAGGACTCTCCCATGGCCAACCTCATGTTGTCGGTCATGGGTGCCTTTGCCGAGTTCGAGCGCGCCCTGATCCGCGAGCGGCAGCGCGAGGGCATCGCCCTGGCCAAGCAGCGCGGTGCCTACCGGGGCCGCAAGAAAGCCCTCTCCGACGAGCAAGCCATCACGTTGCGGCAGCGGGCCGCTGCGGGCGAGCCGAAGGCTCAGCTCGCCCGCGAGTTCGGCATCAGCCGTGAAACCCTCTACCAGTACCTTCGCACGGACGACTGA
- a CDS encoding Tn3 family transposase, producing the protein MPRRSILSATERDTLLALPESQDDLIRYYTFNDSDLSLIRQRRGDANRLGFAVQLCLLRYPGYALGTDSELPEPVIQWVAKQVQADPASWAKYGERDVTRREHAQELRTYLQLAPFGLSDFRALVRELTELAQQTDKGLLLAGQALESLRQKRRILPALSVIDRACSEAIARANRRVYRALVEPLTDSHRAKLDELLKLKAGSSITWLTWLRQAPLKPNSRHMLEHIERLKTFQLVDLPEALGRHIHQNRLLKLAREGGQMTPKDLGKFEPQRRYATLAAVVLESTATVIDELVDLHDRILVKLFSSAKNKHQQQFQKQGKAINDKVRLYSKIGQALLEAKESGSDPYAAIEAVIPWDEFTESVSEAELLARPEGFDHLHLVGENFATLRRYTPALLEVLELRAAPAAQGVLAAVQALREMNADNLRKVPADAPTAFIKPRWKPLVITPEGLDRRFYEICALSELKNALRSGDIWVKGSRQFRDFDDYLLPAERFAALKHAQALPLAINPNSNQYLEERLQLLDEQLATVTRLAKDNELPDAILTESGLKITPLDSAVPNTAQALIDQTSQLLPRIKITELLMDVDDWTGFSRHFTHLKDGAEAKDRTLLLSAILGDAINLGLTKMAESSPGLTYAKLSWLQAWHIRDETYSAALAELVNHQYRHTFAAHWGDGTTSSSDGQRFRAGGRGESTGHVNPKYGSEPGRLFYTHISDQYAPFSTRVVNVGVRDSTYVLDGLLYHESDLRIEEHYTDTAGFTDHVFALMHLLGFRFAPRIRDLGETKLYVPNSVQDYPTLRPMVGGTLNIKHVRAHWDDILRLASSIKQGTVTASLMLRKLGSYPRQNGLAVALRELGRIERTLFILDWLQSVELRRRVHAGLNKGEARNSLARAVFFNRLGEIRDRSFEQQRYRASGLNLVTAAIVLWNTVYLERATQAMSEAGKSVDSELLQYLSPLGWEHINLTGDYVWRQSRRLEDGKFRPLRLPGKP; encoded by the coding sequence ATGCCGCGTCGCTCGATTCTCTCGGCCACTGAGCGAGACACCTTGCTTGCGCTGCCAGAAAGCCAGGATGACCTGATCCGCTACTACACCTTCAACGACTCCGACCTGTCGCTGATCCGCCAGCGGCGCGGCGACGCCAACCGCCTGGGCTTTGCGGTGCAGCTCTGCCTGCTGCGCTACCCCGGCTACGCACTGGGTACTGACAGTGAGCTGCCCGAGCCGGTCATCCAGTGGGTGGCCAAGCAAGTTCAGGCCGACCCGGCGAGCTGGGCGAAGTACGGCGAACGCGACGTGACTCGCCGCGAGCACGCCCAGGAACTGCGCACCTACCTACAACTGGCCCCGTTCGGCCTGTCCGACTTCCGCGCCCTGGTGCGCGAGCTGACCGAGTTGGCCCAGCAGACCGATAAGGGTTTGCTGCTGGCCGGCCAGGCGCTGGAGAGTCTGCGGCAGAAGCGGCGCATCCTGCCGGCGCTGAGCGTGATTGACCGGGCCTGCTCGGAAGCCATTGCGCGGGCCAATCGCCGGGTCTACCGCGCCCTCGTCGAACCACTCACGGACTCGCATCGGGCCAAGCTGGACGAGCTGTTGAAGCTCAAGGCCGGCAGCAGCATCACCTGGTTGACCTGGTTGCGGCAGGCCCCACTAAAACCGAACTCCCGGCACATGCTCGAACACATCGAGCGGCTGAAGACATTTCAGCTGGTGGATTTGCCCGAAGCTCTGGGCCGGCACATCCACCAGAACCGCCTGCTCAAGCTGGCCCGCGAGGGTGGGCAGATGACGCCCAAAGACCTCGGTAAGTTTGAGCCGCAGCGGCGCTACGCGACCCTGGCCGCCGTGGTGCTGGAGAGTACGGCGACCGTGATTGATGAGCTGGTCGATCTGCACGACCGCATCCTGGTCAAGCTGTTTAGCAGCGCCAAGAACAAGCATCAGCAGCAGTTCCAGAAGCAAGGCAAGGCGATCAACGACAAGGTGCGCCTGTACTCCAAGATCGGCCAGGCCCTGCTGGAGGCCAAGGAAAGCGGCAGCGATCCCTACGCCGCCATCGAGGCGGTGATTCCCTGGGACGAGTTCACCGAGAGCGTCAGCGAGGCCGAGCTGCTGGCCCGGCCGGAGGGCTTCGACCATCTGCACCTGGTTGGCGAGAACTTCGCCACCCTGCGCCGCTATACGCCGGCCTTGTTGGAGGTGCTGGAACTGCGCGCCGCCCCGGCTGCGCAAGGCGTGCTGGCGGCCGTGCAGGCCCTGCGCGAGATGAACGCCGACAACCTGCGCAAGGTGCCGGCCGATGCGCCCACCGCCTTCATCAAGCCGCGCTGGAAGCCGCTAGTGATAACCCCGGAAGGCCTCGACCGGCGCTTTTACGAAATCTGCGCCCTGTCCGAGCTGAAGAACGCGCTGCGATCCGGCGACATCTGGGTCAAGGGCTCGCGGCAGTTCCGCGACTTTGACGACTACCTGCTGCCGGCAGAGAGGTTCGCCGCGCTCAAGCATGCGCAGGCTCTGCCCCTGGCGATCAACCCGAACAGCAACCAGTACCTGGAAGAGCGCTTGCAGCTGCTGGACGAGCAGCTGGCCACCGTCACCCGCCTGGCCAAGGACAACGAGCTGCCCGATGCCATCCTCACCGAGTCGGGGCTGAAGATCACCCCACTGGATTCCGCGGTGCCCAATACCGCGCAGGCGCTGATCGACCAGACCAGCCAGTTGCTGCCGCGCATCAAGATCACCGAACTGCTGATGGACGTGGACGACTGGACGGGCTTCAGCCGCCACTTCACCCACCTGAAGGACGGTGCCGAGGCCAAAGACCGGACATTGCTGCTGTCAGCGATCCTGGGCGATGCGATCAACCTCGGGCTGACCAAGATGGCCGAGTCGAGCCCCGGCCTGACCTACGCCAAGCTATCCTGGCTGCAAGCCTGGCACATCCGAGACGAAACCTACTCGGCGGCCCTAGCCGAGCTGGTCAACCACCAGTACCGTCATACCTTCGCCGCTCACTGGGGCGACGGAACGACCTCTTCTTCCGATGGCCAGCGCTTCCGGGCGGGCGGTCGGGGTGAAAGCACCGGGCACGTCAACCCGAAGTACGGCAGCGAGCCGGGGCGGCTGTTCTACACCCATATTTCCGACCAGTACGCACCGTTCAGCACCCGCGTGGTGAATGTCGGCGTGCGCGATTCCACCTATGTGCTTGACGGCTTGCTGTACCACGAGTCCGACCTACGGATTGAGGAGCACTACACCGACACGGCTGGCTTCACCGATCACGTCTTCGCCCTGATGCACCTGCTGGGCTTCCGCTTCGCACCGCGCATCCGCGACCTCGGCGAAACCAAGCTGTATGTTCCGAATAGCGTCCAGGACTACCCGACATTGCGCCCAATGGTTGGCGGCACCCTGAACATCAAGCATGTCCGCGCCCACTGGGACGACATCCTGCGCCTGGCCAGCTCGATCAAGCAGGGCACCGTCACTGCCTCGCTGATGCTGCGCAAGCTCGGCAGCTACCCGCGCCAGAACGGTCTGGCCGTGGCCTTGCGCGAACTGGGCCGGATTGAGCGCACACTGTTCATCCTCGACTGGCTGCAAAGCGTAGAGCTACGTCGCCGCGTGCATGCCGGACTGAACAAGGGCGAGGCGCGCAACTCCCTGGCCAGGGCGGTGTTCTTCAACCGCCTCGGCGAAATCAGGGATCGGAGCTTCGAGCAGCAGCGCTACCGGGCCAGCGGTCTCAACCTGGTGACGGCCGCCATCGTGCTGTGGAACACGGTGTACTTGGAACGCGCCACCCAGGCGATGAGCGAAGCGGGGAAGTCGGTGGATAGCGAGCTGCTGCAATACCTGTCGCCGCTGGGGTGGGAGCACATCAACCTGACCGGCGATTATGTCTGGCGGCAGAGCCGCAGGCTGGAGGACGGGAAGTTTCGGCCGCTAAGGCTGCCCGGAAAACCTTAA
- a CDS encoding Mph(A) family macrolide 2'-phosphotransferase, which produces MTVVTTADTFQLYALAARHGLKLHGPLTVNELGLDYRIVIATVDDGRRWVLRIPRRAEVSAKVEPEARVLAMLKNRLPFAVPDWRVANAELVAYPMLEDSTAMVIQPGSSTPDWVVPQDSEVFAESFATALAALHAVPISAAVDAGMLIRTPTQARQKVADDVDRVRREFVVNDKRLHRWQRWLDDDSSWPDFSVVVHGDLYVGHVLIDNTERVSGMIDWSEARVDDPAIDMAAHLMVFGEEGLAKLLLTYEAAGGRVWPRLAHHIAERLAFGAVTYALFALDSGNEEYLAAAKAQLAAAE; this is translated from the coding sequence ATGACCGTAGTCACGACCGCCGATACCTTCCAACTGTACGCACTTGCAGCCCGACATGGGCTCAAGCTCCATGGCCCGCTGACTGTCAATGAGCTTGGGCTCGACTATAGGATCGTGATCGCCACCGTCGACGATGGACGTCGGTGGGTGCTGCGCATCCCGCGCCGAGCCGAGGTAAGCGCGAAGGTCGAACCAGAGGCGCGGGTGCTGGCAATGCTCAAGAATCGCCTGCCGTTCGCGGTGCCGGACTGGCGCGTGGCCAACGCCGAGCTCGTTGCCTATCCCATGCTCGAAGACTCGACTGCGATGGTCATCCAGCCTGGTTCGTCCACGCCCGACTGGGTCGTGCCGCAGGACTCGGAGGTCTTCGCGGAGAGCTTCGCGACCGCGCTCGCCGCCCTGCATGCCGTCCCCATTTCCGCCGCCGTGGATGCGGGGATGCTCATCCGTACACCGACGCAGGCCCGTCAGAAGGTGGCCGACGACGTTGACCGCGTCCGACGCGAGTTCGTGGTGAACGACAAGCGCCTCCACCGGTGGCAGCGCTGGCTCGACGACGATTCGTCGTGGCCAGATTTCTCCGTGGTGGTGCATGGCGATCTCTACGTGGGCCATGTGCTCATCGACAACACGGAGCGCGTCAGCGGGATGATCGACTGGAGCGAGGCCCGCGTTGATGACCCTGCCATCGACATGGCCGCGCACCTTATGGTCTTTGGTGAAGAGGGGCTCGCGAAGCTCCTCCTCACGTATGAAGCGGCCGGTGGCCGGGTGTGGCCGCGGCTCGCCCACCACATCGCGGAGCGCCTTGCGTTCGGGGCGGTCACCTACGCACTCTTCGCCCTCGACTCGGGTAACGAAGAGTACCTCGCTGCGGCGAAGGCGCAGCTCGCCGCAGCGGAATGA
- the mrx(A) gene encoding macrolide resistance MFS transporter Mrx(A) — MSERRYSPLATLFAATFLFRIGNAVAALALPWFVLSHTKSAAWAGATAASSVIATIIGAWVGGGLVDRFGRAPVALISGVVGGVAMASIPLLDAVGALSNTGLIACVVLGAAFDAPGMAAQDSELPKLGHVAGLSVERVSSLKAVIGNVAILGGPALGGAAIGLLGAAPTLGLTAFCSVLAGLLGAWVLPARAARTMTTTATLSMRAGVAFLWSEPLLRPLFGIVMIFVGIVGANGSVIMPALFVDAGRQVAELGLFSSMMGAGGLLGIAIHASVGARISAQNWLAVAFCGSAVGSLLLSQLPGVPVLMLLGALVGLLTGSVSPILNAAIYNRTPPELLGRVLGTVSAVMLSASPMVMLAAGAFVDLAGPLPGLVVSAVFAGLVALLSLRLQFATMAAAATASAPTHTEGEH; from the coding sequence ATGAGCGAACGTCGATATAGCCCGCTCGCGACGCTGTTCGCGGCGACCTTTCTCTTCCGGATCGGCAACGCGGTGGCGGCCCTCGCGCTTCCATGGTTCGTCCTGTCTCATACAAAGAGCGCGGCCTGGGCGGGCGCCACGGCCGCTAGCAGCGTCATCGCGACCATCATCGGCGCGTGGGTTGGTGGTGGCCTCGTCGATCGGTTCGGGCGCGCGCCCGTCGCATTGATCTCGGGTGTGGTGGGCGGCGTGGCCATGGCGAGCATCCCACTGCTCGATGCCGTTGGCGCCCTCTCGAACACTGGGCTGATCGCTTGCGTGGTGCTCGGTGCCGCGTTCGACGCACCCGGTATGGCCGCGCAGGACAGTGAGCTGCCCAAACTCGGCCACGTCGCCGGGCTCTCCGTTGAGCGCGTCTCGTCACTGAAAGCGGTGATCGGGAACGTCGCGATTCTAGGTGGCCCGGCCCTTGGGGGGGCCGCAATCGGCCTGCTTGGCGCTGCGCCAACGCTCGGGCTGACGGCGTTCTGCTCCGTCCTTGCAGGTCTGCTCGGCGCGTGGGTGCTTCCCGCGCGTGCCGCTCGGACGATGACCACGACGGCGACTCTCTCCATGCGCGCCGGCGTCGCTTTTCTCTGGAGCGAACCCCTGCTGCGCCCTCTCTTTGGTATAGTGATGATCTTCGTGGGCATCGTTGGCGCCAACGGCAGCGTCATCATGCCTGCGCTGTTTGTAGATGCAGGACGCCAAGTAGCAGAGCTCGGGCTGTTCTCCTCAATGATGGGGGCTGGTGGTCTCCTTGGCATTGCCATTCATGCGTCGGTCGGCGCCCGGATATCAGCGCAGAACTGGCTGGCGGTGGCATTTTGTGGCTCTGCGGTGGGCTCGCTTCTGCTTTCACAGTTGCCAGGCGTGCCGGTGCTGATGTTGTTGGGCGCGCTCGTGGGACTGCTGACCGGCTCAGTCTCTCCCATTCTCAACGCTGCCATCTACAACCGCACGCCGCCAGAACTTCTCGGCCGGGTACTCGGCACGGTCTCGGCGGTGATGCTGTCAGCCTCGCCCATGGTTATGCTTGCGGCCGGCGCGTTTGTCGACCTTGCTGGTCCGCTCCCTGGCCTCGTTGTATCGGCCGTGTTTGCGGGGCTCGTGGCTCTACTCTCGCTCCGTCTTCAATTTGCTACAATGGCGGCGGCAGCCACAGCCTCCGCCCCAACCCATACAGAAGGTGAACACTGA
- the mphR(A) gene encoding macrolide-binding transcriptional repressor MphR(A): MPRPKLKSDDEVLEAATVVLKRCGPIEFTLSGVAKEVGLSRAALIQRFTNRDTLLVRMMERGVEQVRHYLNAIPIGAGPQGLWEFLQVLVRSMNTRNDFSVNYLISWYELQVPELRTLAIQRNRAVVEGIRKRLPPGAPAAAELLLHSVIAGATMQWAVDPDGELADHVLAQIAAILCLMFPEHDDFQLLQAHA; this comes from the coding sequence ATGCCCCGCCCCAAGCTCAAGTCCGATGACGAGGTACTCGAGGCCGCCACCGTAGTGCTGAAGCGTTGCGGTCCCATAGAGTTCACGCTCAGCGGAGTAGCAAAGGAGGTGGGGCTCTCCCGCGCAGCGTTAATCCAGCGCTTCACCAACCGCGATACGCTGCTGGTGAGGATGATGGAGCGCGGCGTCGAGCAGGTGCGGCATTACCTGAATGCGATACCGATAGGCGCAGGGCCGCAAGGGCTCTGGGAATTTTTGCAGGTGCTCGTTCGGAGCATGAACACTCGCAACGACTTCTCGGTGAACTATCTCATCTCCTGGTACGAGCTCCAGGTGCCGGAGCTACGCACGCTTGCGATCCAGCGGAACCGCGCGGTGGTGGAGGGGATCCGCAAGCGACTGCCCCCAGGTGCTCCTGCGGCAGCTGAGTTGCTCCTGCACTCGGTCATCGCTGGCGCGACGATGCAGTGGGCCGTCGATCCGGATGGTGAGCTAGCTGATCATGTGCTGGCTCAGATCGCTGCCATCCTGTGTTTAATGTTTCCCGAACACGACGATTTCCAACTCCTCCAGGCACATGCGTAA
- a CDS encoding IS6-like element IS6100 family transposase produces MTDFKWRHFQGDVILWAVRWYCRYPISYRDLEEMLAERGISVDHTTIYRWVQCYAPEMEKRLRWFWRRGFDPSWRLDETYVKVRGKWTYLYRAVDKRGDTIDFYLSPTRSAKAAKRFLGKALRGLKHWEKPATLNTDKAPSYGAAITELKREGKLDRETAHRQVKYLNNVIEADHGKLKILIKPVRGFKSIPTAYATIKGFEVMRALRKGQARPWCLQPGIRGEVRLVERAFGIGPSALTEAMGMLNHHFAAAA; encoded by the coding sequence ATGACGGATTTCAAGTGGCGCCATTTCCAGGGTGATGTGATCCTGTGGGCGGTGCGCTGGTATTGTCGCTATCCGATCAGCTATCGCGACCTTGAGGAAATGCTGGCGGAACGCGGCATTTCGGTCGACCATACGACGATCTATCGCTGGGTCCAGTGCTACGCCCCGGAGATGGAGAAGCGGCTGCGCTGGTTCTGGCGGCGTGGCTTTGATCCGAGCTGGCGCCTGGATGAAACCTACGTCAAGGTGCGGGGCAAGTGGACCTACCTGTACCGGGCAGTCGACAAGCGGGGCGACACGATCGATTTCTACCTGTCGCCGACCCGCAGCGCCAAGGCAGCGAAGCGGTTCCTGGGCAAGGCCCTGCGAGGCCTGAAGCACTGGGAAAAGCCTGCCACGCTCAATACCGACAAAGCGCCGAGCTATGGTGCAGCGATCACCGAATTGAAGCGCGAAGGAAAGCTGGACCGGGAGACGGCCCACCGGCAGGTGAAGTATCTCAATAACGTGATCGAGGCCGATCACGGAAAGCTCAAGATACTGATCAAGCCGGTGCGCGGTTTCAAATCGATCCCCACGGCCTATGCCACGATCAAGGGATTCGAAGTCATGCGAGCCCTGCGCAAAGGACAGGCTCGCCCCTGGTGCCTGCAGCCCGGCATCAGGGGCGAGGTGCGCCTTGTGGAGAGAGCTTTTGGCATTGGGCCCTCGGCGCTGACGGAGGCCATGGGCATGCTCAACCACCATTTCGCAGCAGCCGCCTGA